The region TAACCTTCCTGAGTCACAATTTGGCCCATTTCATTTAAGGTAAAATTACCATTTTTAGTGTATCTTTCACCAGCTGGTGTATCTACTACAAAAAATCCTTCACCCTGTATAGCAAGGTCTAAGGGGTTGGAAGTATGTTTTAATTTACCATTAGAAAAATCAGTATAACTAAACTGATTTCTTACTCCAGTACCAAGGGAGCCAATTTCTTCTTTACCTTTACTATCAATTTTGTTTATGAGCATTTCTGGAAAAGATTCTCTAACAGTTCCCTCTTTTTTATAACCGGTTGTATTTGAATTAGCCAAATTATTTGAAACTACATTTAAGCGCTGTTTGGAAGCCAGCATTCCTGAGGCTGCTGTATATAATCCTTTAATCACGGTAGACACCTCCTCCTACTAAAATTTTGGAAAATACTTCTAATACATCTGCGTCTTTTTCAAAAACATAAGTTCCTGGATTCAATTTCTTCTCTGCATCAAAAATTATCAAAATATCAATAAATCTTTCCTTATCCATTATTCCTTTTTCACTCAACTTGTTTGCTATTACACTGGCTGATGTTCCGGCTGGAATTACTATTTCGACTTTTTCTATTTCTTTTTTTTCTTCAGTAAATTCTTTTTCAAAATTTATATTATTAATATTAAAAGGTAAATTTCTTTCCCAGGCAAAATTAGTATTAAATTTTGGCATTTGTTTCTGAGTAAAATATTCCTGCTCTGTATTATTTTCAGCCTGCTTAATTTGTTGTTTACTTTCACCAGAAACTGGCCAGATATCAAAAACAAAAAGCATTCCAATTACTAAAATAATTATTCCAAATCCAACCATAACATCAGCTAAAATATTTTTAATCATTAGCTGCACCTCTTCTATGCATTTTTAATATCAAAGAAGTTTCTCTGATTCCAATATTTAATTTATCTGCTATTTCTTCTTCTTTATGGCCCTGATTATATAATTTAAATATTTTTCTATGTTTTTCTGGAAGTTCATTATCTTCTATTTTTTCAGTTGAATTCTTTAACATTTTT is a window of Halanaerobiales bacterium DNA encoding:
- the flgF gene encoding flagellar basal-body rod protein FlgF; this encodes MIKGLYTAASGMLASKQRLNVVSNNLANSNTTGYKKEGTVRESFPEMLINKIDSKGKEEIGSLGTGVRNQFSYTDFSNGKLKHTSNPLDLAIQGEGFFVVDTPAGERYTKNGNFTLNEMGQIVTQEGYPLLNEEGEPMQTIDNRSINFDGEGQLYLDDLEAGNVQVVNFEDNRNLEKVGENLYQVADEGVEALEAENYQIRQGYQEASNVNVVKEMTNMIEANRHYEMNQRAIKTADQTLEKTVNQVGRIG